One part of the Paramormyrops kingsleyae isolate MSU_618 chromosome 2, PKINGS_0.4, whole genome shotgun sequence genome encodes these proteins:
- the LOC140587673 gene encoding zinc finger MYM-type protein 1-like encodes MAGKRKTADIRSFFNAPKRQAKSSHLSTGSQSLSDTGTESQKSDCSESGKVVEGRNRELETSQDSEDRDAAVSSSTSTGTVEDDTTGHDDFTANTSNDTGQLDACFSSDLSDCTKPYQPPSQCIETQTLSKKTLTFQQKWFHDFPWLHYSTSVRGVLCFYCSKGFSHQSSFGQRADVAFISSGFRNWKKAIAKFTVHQNSQAHCHYVSVSAHQSNPISAQLSSPWSKQQEVARHCFRKIVSSVRLVARQGQAIRGHTDDSGNLHQLLKLRAEEDDPILLKWLTDRKTMYTSPKLQNEILNIMANTVIRGITAEIQALPILQFSVIIDGTQDVTGAEQESVCLRYVDHDLVPHEEFVGLYRVSDTTGQGIAKVAADVLLRLNLPLSGLRGQTYDGAANMAGKYTGAQAILRRQQPLALYVHCGAHCVNLITQAGCFASLLIRDCLSWVHQLGIIFGQSGKFRSIFENIAICEHAPLITLKPLCPTRWTVRNSAIIAVLQQYKRVLDSLEEMAKSSSKTASTASGLFQHFTKGKTVLGLTLASAVVAELECLNVSLQKKIQTVSGMLDAVNHVRTSLKGKRDDESYLALYKKATTLVDSIESIEPIQAANRVTGKAVDYYRAEFFKVLDSIDVQFAERFDQESLNILVKVESALLTGELDDCLDQYPELNRASLAVQLPLFQNKYPCTSIGEAAGILRGLPVEVRGLFDQVEVLIRILMVVPVSSCEAERSFSTLRRLKTWLRATMNQNRLNNLVVCNVHKERLDMLNIDMICQEFVGCSDTRRRTFGSFV; translated from the exons ATGGCAGGGAAACGAAAAACGGCAGACATCAGGTCGTTTTTTAATGCTCCAAAACGTCAA GCAAAGTCCAGTCACTTGAGCACAGGCAGCCAGAGCCTgtcagacacaggcacagagtctcAG AAGTCAGACTGCTCAGAGTCAGGGAAAGTGGTTGAAGGGCGAAACAGAGAGCTTGAGACTTCACAAGATAGCGAGGACAGAGATGCagcggtcagcagcagcaccagcacagggACAGTGGAGGATGACACAACGGGTCACGATGACTTTACTGCCAACACAAGCAATGATACAGGACAGCTGGATGCATGCTTTAGTTCAGATCTTAGTGACTGCACAAAACCATACCAACCACCATCTCAGTGTATAGAAACACAAACTCTTTCGAAAAAGACATTGACTTTCCAGCAGAAATGGTTTCATGATTTTCCATGGCTACACTACAGCACGTCAGTGAGAGGAGTCTTGTGTTTTTACTGCAGCAAAGGGTTCTCACACCAGTCCTCCTTTGGACAAAGAGCTGATGTTGCTTTCATTAGTTCAGGCTTCAGAAATTGGAAAAAAGCCATTGCAAAATTCACAGTGCACCAAAATTCTCAAGCCCACTGCCACTATGTCAGTGTGAGTGCACATCAGTCGAATCCCATCAGTGCTCAGTTGTCCAGCCCTTGGAGTAAACAACAGGAGGTGGCTAGGCATTGCTTTAGGAAAATTGTTAGTTCTGTGCGTCTTGTGGCAAGACAGGGACAAGCCATAAGAGGCCACACAGATGACAGTGGAAATCTGCATCAGCTCTTAAAACTCAGGGCAGAAGAAGATGATCCCATTTTGTTAAAGTGGTTAACAGATCGTAAAACCATGTACACAAGCCCCAAATTGCAGAATGAAATTTTAAACATCATGGCCAATACAGTAATCCGTGGAATTACAGCGGAAATCCAGGCACTTCCCATTTTGCAGTTTTCTGTAATTATTGATGGTACTCAGGATGTTACTGGTGCAGAACAGGAGAGTGTCTGTCTGCGCTATGTGGACCATGACCTTGTCCCACATGAAGAGTTTGTTGGACTGTATAGGGTTTCTGATACAACAGGCCAGGGAATCGCAAAGGTGGCAGCTGATGTTCTGTTAAGACTTAATCTGCCACTGTCAGGTTTACGTGGACAGACCTATGATGGCGCTGCAAACATGGCAGGAAAGTACACAGGTGCACAGGCAATACTGAGGAGGCAGCAGCCATTAGCCCTGTATGTACACTGTGGTGCACACTGTGTTAATTTGATAACACAAGCTGGCTGCTTTGCCAGCCTACTGATCCGTGACTGCCTTTCTTGGGTGCACCAGCTGGGCATAATTTTTGGACAGTCAGGAAAGTTCAGGAGCATATTTGAAAATATTGCTATTTGTGAACATGCTCCTCTCATCACCTTGAAACCACTTTGCCCAACAAGGTGGACTGTTCGAAATTCTGCAATAATAGCTGTGCTACAGCAGTATAAGAGAGTACTCGACAGCCTAGAGGAGATGGCCAAAAGCTCATCGAAGACTGCCTCTACTGCCAGTGGCTTATTTCAGCACTTTACCAAAGGGAAGACTGTGTTGGGACTCACACTTGCGTCTGCTGTTGTTGCAGAGCTAGAATGCCTGAATGTTTCACTGCAGAAGAAAATCCAAACTGTCTCTGGTATGCTGGATGCTGTCAATCACGTGAGGACTTCTCTTAAGGGAAAGAGAGATGATGAGAGCTACCTTGCACTGTACAAGAAAGCTACAACATTGGTTGACTCTATAGAATCCATTGAGCCCATCCAGGCGGCAAACCGTGTCACTGGGAAAGCAGTGGATTACTACAGGGCAGAGTTCTTCAAAGTGTTGGACAGCATTGATGTTCAGTTTGCAGAACGCTTTGACCAGGAAAGTCTAAATATTCTGGTAAAGGTTGAAAGTGCCCTCCTCACTGGAGAATTAGATGACTGTTTAGATCAGTATCCTGAGCTAAACAGAGCTTCCCTCGCTGTGCAGTTGCCTCTCTTCCAGAACAAATACCCATGTACCAGTATTGGGGAGGCTGCAGGGATTCTCAGAGGACTCCCAGTTGAGGTACGGGGCTTGTTTGATCAGGTAGAGGTTCTTATCAGGATTTTGATGGTGGTGCCTGTGTCGTCGTGTGAAGCGGAAAGGAGTTTCAGTACATTGCGTCGGCTAAAAACTTGGTTACGGGCAACTATGAACCAAAACAGACTTAACAATCTAGTTGTCTGTAATGTCCACAAAGAGAGATTGGACATGCTGAACATAGACATGATCTGCCAGGAATTTGTTGGATGTAGTGACACCAGAAGGAGGACATTTGGTTCCTTTGTTTAG